In Centropristis striata isolate RG_2023a ecotype Rhode Island chromosome 1, C.striata_1.0, whole genome shotgun sequence, one DNA window encodes the following:
- the vwa11 gene encoding von Willebrand factor A domain-containing protein 7 codes for MTSVPGLALLTLVLSGSTMAFVPIGGGASTHVSITGTALLDKVTETCRAVAEAAGHEFNPTGPSPDELVQACLGPTATGEVSGAKFHSALQEIYVQNGLVDRDFVNSAPHHFNSEAFLEGRSLITEGMATIKANIRSENFQAARETLGRILHTLQDFYSHSNWVELGNTDPYINLIRPDLLLDNLADVDTATCIDCPSGTCPNPILPNVLKDKMLTSGYMGVFSAAKPKGKCSHGGAGDLTSTVVPRGGISKDERRPDNVAVHNAAVKAATAASLLLLQDIRLAAGDNDFLRMMGIARSSVVCFVIDTTGSMSDDIDAAREIVYKIIDSKRGTQDEPSEYILVPFNDPDFGPMIRTTDADKMKREISKLKADGGGDTPEMCLSGLQIALTGSPDNTYIYVFTDAIAKDIHLKDAIEALIMKTKSTVSFFMTGAGGRPRRSIKAASFEDYKQLALASGGQAIQVSKNQLPQATDVILDTATSALVTVLQRARSPGKQETFPFLLDESLKNITIYITGTSITFTLTNPAGVTQSHNQASGSLATIQTVGNLRRIRLNADNQIGTWQINIVSSQPYTLKVSGQSTTTFIYDFVERFGGPHPGYAVISGRPLAGQAATLMLTVMGRKGPSLMTIEDVALVTVSGPETHSNGTTTDMGNGNILVTVDSVPEGEFVVLLKGTDKESKSDFQRQSTTQISVSKVNIQAGVAGSVEPGEAFELPFSVMTQGSGGAYEIQATNDRSFPMNFPKSVTLTTGVYTNATLTITPPASTPSGTDVTLTLEAKSASGADSNYVVLRLSVVTKITDFFQPKCVVLSVLADDCPKTQSECGPFQWDLMASLTDGNGTGIESISLSQGAGNLTTTSLTEPVVHVNYTASCCSQIVELIAVDKVGNVGKCYHSIVRSAGPPALTLSLPLCLFLLLSAFITRG; via the exons ATGACTTCAGTGCCGGGCCTCGCCCTGCTGACTCTGGTCCTATCAGGGTCCACGATGGCCTTTGTCCCCATCGGGGGAGGGGCGTCCACTCATGTCAGCATTACAGGAACAGCTCTGTTGGACAAAGTGACGGAGACGTGTCGGGCGGTGGCTGAGGCAGCAGGTCATGAGTTCAACCCCACG GGTCCTTCTCCTGATGAGCTGGTCCAGGCCTGTCTGGGTCCCACGGCGACAGGAGAAGTGTCTGGAGCCAAGTTTCACTCTGCTCTTCAAGAGATCTACGTCCAGAACGGACTGGTGGACCGCGACTTTGTCAACAG tGCTCCACATCATTTCAACTCTGAAGCCTTTCTGGAGGGGCGTAGCCTCATCACAGAGGGAATGGCCACCATTAAGGCAAACATCCGCAGTGAGAACTTCCAGGCTGCCAGAGAAACTCTGGGCAGAATCCTCCATACTCTACAG GACTTCTACAGCCACAGTAACTGGGTGGAGCTGGGAAACACTGATCCATACATCAACCTGATACGCCCAGACCTTCTCTTAGATAACCTggcag ATGTGGACACGGCCACCTGCATTGACTGTCCCAGTGGAACTTGCCCCAACCCCATTCTCCCCAACGTCCTGAAGGACAAGATGCTGACATCAGGATACATGGGAGTCTTCTCTGCTGCCAAACCCAAAG GTAAATGTAGCCACGGAGGTGCAGGTGACCTGACCAGCACCGTGGTTCCTCGTGGAGGAATCAGCAAAGACGAGCGTCGTCCAGATAACGTTGCTGTCCACAACGCTGCTGTGAAGGCGGCTACGGCCGCcagcctcctgctgctgcaggacatCCGCCTCGCTGCCGGGGACAACGACTTCCTGAG AATGATGGGGATCGCCCGCTCGTCCGTCGTGTGTTTCGTCATCGACACCACCGGCAGCATGTCAGACGACATCGATGCAGCCAGAGAGATTGTTTACAAAATCATCGACAGCAAGAGAGGAACACAAGACGAGCCGTCGGAGTACATTCTGGTGCCGTTTAATGACCCTG ACTTTGGACCAATGATCAGGACAACAGACGCTGATAAGATGAAAAGGGAAATCTCAAAGCTGAAGGCTGATGGAGGCGGTGACACCCCTGAGATGTGTCTCTCAGGACTTCAG ATCGCTCTCACCGGTTCCCCTGACAACACTTACATTTATGTTTTCACCGATGCTATCGCCAAGGACATTCATCTCAAGGATGCTATTGAGGCCCTCATCATGAAAACAAAGTCAACG GTGTCATTTTTCATGACTGGGGCCGGTGGTAGGCCCCGTCGTTCCATCAAAGCAGCTTCCTTTGAAGACTACAAGCAACTGGCTTTGGCCTCTGGAGGCCAGGCCATCCAGGTGTCTAAGAACCAGTTGCCTCAGGCCACAGACGTCATCCTCGACACCGCCACTTCAGCTCTG GTGACAGTTCTTCAGAGAGCAAGGAGCCCTGGAAAGCAGGAGACCTTCCCCTTCTTGTTGGATGAATCTTTGAAAAACATCACTATCTACATCACAGGGACATCCATTACTTTCACCCTCACCAACCCTGCAG GTGTGACCCAGAGTCACAATCAGGCTAGCGGTAGTCTGGCGACCATACAGACAGTCGGCAATCTGAGGAGAATCCGTCTCAACGCTGACAACCAGATAGGAACCTGGCAGATCAACATCGTCTCCAGCCAACCATACACACTTAAAGTCTCAG GCCAAAGTACAACAACCTTCATCTATGACTTTGTGGAAAGATTCGGGGGACCTCACCCAGGTTACGCCGTAATCAGTGGGCGTCCACTCGCAG GTCAGGCAGCCACTCTGATGCTCACAGTCATGGGTAGGAAAGGTCCGTCCTTGATGACCATCGAAGATGTTGCCCTGGTAACTGTGTCTGGTCCTGAGACTCATAGCAATGGCACAACAACTGACATGGGCAATGGAAACATCCTGGTGACAGTTGATTCAGTCCCTGAGGGGGAGTTTGTGGTTCTTCTCAAAGGAACTGACAAAGAGTCCAAAAGTGACTTTCAGAGACAGTCTACCACCCAGATATCAGTCTCCAAAGTCAATATCCAG GCTGGGGTGGCCGGCAGTGTGGAGCCAGGAGAAGCATTCGAGCTTCCCTTCAGTGTCATGACTCAGGGCTCTGGTGGAGCGTACGAGATCCAAGCCACCAATGACAGAAGCTTCCCCATGAACTTCCCAAAAAG TGTCACCTTAACAACTGGAGTATACACTAACGCTACTCTGACCATCACACCTCCTGCCTCCACACCATCAGGAACTGATGTCACTCTCACCCTGGAAGCCAAGTCGGCCAGTGGCGCCGACTCCAATTACGTTGTTCTGAGATTATCTGTCGTTACCAAG ATTACAGACTTTTTCCAGCCTAAGTGTGTGGTGCTCAGTGTGCTGGCTGATGATTGCCCTAAAACCCAGTCTGAGTGTGGACCTTTCCAGTGGGATCTCATGGCCAGCCTCACTGATGGAAACGGCACCGGGATAGAGAGCATTTCTCTGAGCCAAGGAGCTGGAAACCTCACCACCACCTCCCTGACGGAGCCCGTCGTCCACGTTAACTACACCGCCTCCTGCTGCTCGCAGATTGTCGAGTTAATCGCTGTCGACAAAGTTGGAAATGTGGGAAAATGCTACCACTCCATCGTCCGTTCTGCTGGTCCTCCAGCTTTGACTCTGTCTCTGCCGCTGTGCTTGTTCCTGCTGCTATCTGCCTTTATAACAAGAGGCTAA
- the LOC131968208 gene encoding prostaglandin D2 receptor 2: MSNTSDVSGGPLVCPLLHNMMEHRLNNNTQANLVVVCIHGLVSCLGILENALILWVVGFRLQRRTVASVWVLNLAMSDFLATLTLPLFTHYLSSSHNWELGSILCKTQASSFYLNMFVSAFLLAAISVDRCLLAAKPVWSQNHRTVAGAWKVCVLGWLWAAINTLPYLMFRSVTEKLDGRKLCYHNFALYSSQDTLERNCKIRQAATAISKLLLAFLFPLVVIAGNYIQIVLTLRNRSRRRKQSTGRFTDALIMSNKDGVPETTPTTTKTTNIFLKPPVSGPLLSLTPTKLSPTNQTNNSQLSKSFTRMVTFVIAAFVLCWAPYHVFCLIEVTAQYWPKNLKYVEVGLPLATTLAFLNPVLNPILYAFSCPNFCVRIRQSLGAVFEGLVEEGGGLLMAPGKSLRAHIRRKSSKDVSLGTPTSPKSSHSPHLSPHSQPSFPLPSPSEGPKDTHMELTRQEAKDEVEDS; the protein is encoded by the coding sequence ATGTCAAACACCTCCGATGTGTCAGGGGGGCCGCTGGTCTGTCCCCTGCTACATAATATGATGGAGCACCGCCTCAACAACAACACTCAGGCCAACTTGGTGGTGGTTTGCATCCATGGACTGGTCTCCTGCCTGGGGATTCTGGAGAACGCCCTCATCCTCTGGGTAGTCGGCTTCCGCCTGCAGCGCCGCACCGTCGCCTCTGTCTGGGTGCTCAACCTGGCCATGTCCGACTTCCTGGCAACCCTGACGTTGCCTCTTTTCACCCATTACCTCTCCTCCTCACACAACTGGGAGCTCGGCAGCATATTGTGCAAAACACAGGCTTCCAGTTTCTACTTGAACATGTTTGTGTCTGCCTTCCTGCTGGCTGCCATTTCAGTGGACCGCTGCCTTCTGGCGGCCAAACCGGTGTGGAGCCAGAATCACCGTACAGTGGCCGGAGCATGGAAGGTGTGTGTGCTGGGTTGGCTTTGGGCGGCAATTAATACATTACCTTACTTGATGTTCCGCTCAGTGACGGAAAAACTGGACGGGAGGAAACTCTGCTATCATAACTTTGCCTTGTATTCCTCTCAAGACACTCTGGAGAGAAATTGCAAAATAAGGCAAGCTGCAACAGCCATCTCCAAGTTATTGCTGGCCTTCTTGTTCCCCCTGGTGGTTATTGCAGGGAACTACATCCAGATTGTTCTAACCCTGAGgaacaggagcaggaggaggaagcagAGTACCGGCAGGTTCACAGATGCATTGATTATGTCAAACAAAGATGGAGTACCAGAAACTACCCCTACAACCACAAAAACGACTAACATCTTTCTCAAGCCTCCAGTCTCTGGCCCATTGTTATCCCTGACGCCTACTAAATTGTCCCCCACTAATCAGACCAATAACAGCCAGCTATCCAAAAGCTTTACCAGGATGGTGACATTTGTGATTGCTGCATTCGTGCTGTGCTGGGCTCCCTATCACGTCTTCTGTTTGATCGAAGTGACAGCCCAGTACTGGCCCAAAAATCTCAAGTATGTGGAGGTGGGACTGCCCCTGGCCACGACGCTCGCCTTCCTGAATCCTGTGTTGAACCCCATTCTGTACGCCTTCAGCTGTCCCAACTTTTGTGTGAGGATACGACAGAGTTTGGGAGCTGTGTTTGAAGGCCTGGTAGAGGAAGGAGGCGGCTTACTGATGGCCCCAGGGAAAAGTTTAAGAGCTCATATAAGGCGGAAGAGCAGCAAAGATGTGAGCCTTGGGACGCCAACGTCGCCAAAGAGTTCACATTCACCTCATCTGTCTCCTCACAGCCAACCGTCCTTCCCCTTGCCTTCACCCTCCGAAGGCCCCAAAGACACTCACATGGAGCTAACAAGACAAGAAGCCAAAGATGAGGTGGAAGATAGCTGA